The genome window GATACTTTATTAAACTCAAATAAAAAAACTTTTATCTTACCTCTAACTAGAAATGAAGAAAGAGAAAACAATTATATTTGGGTTTCAAAACTGTATGAATTAGAATCCATTTTTTTAACTTTGAAAAGTGAAAAAAATATCGATAACTTTAATGATGCCAAAAATAAAATAATAGGAGTACTTTTTGGGTCTTCCATGGAACAAACTTTAAAAGATACTAAGAATGGATTGTATCTAGAAAATATAGAAACATCTTTTAATCAAACAGCTATTTTAAAAAAACTTCTCGATAAAAGAATTGATACTTGGTATGATGTAAAGATTGATATTGTTGCTGAACTTAAGAATCAAAATCAGGATATTTCAAGTTTTAATTTTGGAAAAAAAATAGATATAGAAGAAAATTTTCTTGCTACTTCAAAAAATGTTCCAAAAGAATTAATTCAAAAAATTGAAAATTCCTTTGAAAAATTTAAAAAAACTCCCGAATATATTAAAATATTAAAGAATTATTTAGGGAAAATTTAAGATAAATTAAGTTTTATTAAACAAATATTTAATAAAACTTAATTGAAATAAAAATTAATTTCCGCCTTTTTTAGCAAGCAATGCTTCGGTATTTTTTTCAGATTCTGCGGCAGGCAAACAATATTTAGTTGATAGATAAAAGATAAATAAACTAAATACACCTAATACTAAAAAGTCCCAACCTAAAGGAATAACTTTTTGTCCACCATCAAAGGAGCCAAAATAAGATAGTACACAGAAAATGAGCATATAAGGAATAAGCCATACTGCTGATTTGTAGTCTAATTTATTAGCAATATGCTCTTTATCAATCGAGTTTTTTCCTAGGTGATTTGAAATAACAAATACAACTAAACCGGCAATAACGGTTACTGCTAATTTCCAGACTACATTCCAACCTGACCAGTAGATCATTAAGTTACAAACATAAAAGGCAATAAATGATAGTAATGGATAAAAAGGAAGGCTAAATGGACGTGGTCTGTTTGGTTGTTGTTTTCTTAATGCAATTAAACAGATAGGTCCAACTGCAAAGGAAAAAATAAGAGCTGAAGAAAGAAAGGAAACAATTGCTTTCCAGCCACTAAATGGAAGAAACGCTAGCATTGAAACCACTAAATTTAGAAAAATGGCGCGCATAGGAATGCCGGATTTGGCAATTTTTGCGAAAATTTTCGGAGCATTTCCAGATTGGCTCATGGTTTGGACAATACGGGCACTTGATGCAACATAAAGTACCCCTGTTCCTAATGGAGAAACTATAGCATCAATATAAAGAACAGTAACAAGCCAAAAAATTCCAATTTTTGCAGCTAGTCCAGCGAGTGGACCTGCATCACCAGCAAAAGAAAGATTTTTAAAACCATTTGCTAATGCGCTGTCAGGCATTGCTGTTATAAAAGAATATTGGAGTCCACAGTAGAGGACGATACAGATAGAAATAGATAAAATTAGAGCTAAGGGAATATCACGTTGTGGACGTTTTGATTCGCCCGCAAGAAGAGCTGCATGTTGAAATCCGCAAAATGAATATACAACACCAGCTAGTGCTACGGCAGAAAATATTCCGTTAATTCCATAAGGAGCAAATTCGTGTGGAGAAGTTGATGTTAAACCTAAATTATCCACATTATGTGATGTCATTAGGAACATAATAACAACAAGGAAGGGAACAAGAAGTTTCCAAGTACTTATGAAGTTATTTGCATTGGCCAAAAACTTTGCACCAAAGCTATTTAACAATATCAGTACAAGCATGGTTAAAAAACAGATAATATAACCAGTAGATGTAAAAACATTAATCCCATCTACTTTTTGAATTAAGGAAGGATAGCGATTTCCCATATAGAGAATGGTAGATTGAACCTCTTGAGAAATAGAAACTACATAAGTAATCCAAGTGATCCAGGTAAGAATAAAACCCACAAGTTTACCGTGAGTAAAAATTGGAAAAGCAGCAACTCCCCCAGAGATAGGAAACATTGTACTCAACTCAGCAAATGTGAGGGCAAGAAACATGATACTTACACCACCGATGAGCCAAGATATCAATGAGGCCGGTCCTGCCATTTGCGCCGCATACAAGGAACCGAAGAGCCAGCCAGATCCTACAATTCCGCCAAGGCTGGCACAAATAATGCCAAATAAACCAATACTTCGTTTAAGTTTCATGGTGTATCACCTTTCGAAGTTAAAAAAATTTTATGAATATGGAATCTTTCAGGCGCTATAAAGCTTCCCATTGAGAAATCCGAACATTTATTTACACAACTCATTTAGTTCTTTATTTCTGGTTAGTCAAATTAATTGATTCCCTTCAAGCATAATCTGTAAATGCGAAAAGTGCATTTATTGGGTTTTCTTTTTGAAATTATTTGACAAAAAAATTTTGTTGCAGTGAAAAAAAAATAAAGAGTTGAATTCTATAAAAAACTCAACTTGCTATAATTTTAAAAAAATATAGGAATATTTATTGGCATTAAGGAATATTTTCTAAAACCCTAATCATTAGAGACAAAAAAATTACCTTTTATAAAATCAGTCTGAAAATAAAAAAGGTAACTGAGAAAAGAAATAAAATTGATGACAGTTGTCATAGATGAAATATAAAAAATTTTATTTTCCATCTAGATAAAATTTATAACTATTTCCTCAGCTTTGGATAGGGCATCAGGTAATTTATCTAGATGAGTTCCACCTCCACGCGCAAAATCTGGGCGACCTCCGCCTTTACCATCTACAAGTTCAGAAAGTTGTTTGACAATTTGACCTGCTGAAAGCTTCTTATGCTCTTTTAGTAATTGAGAATTAACACCAACCATAAAGTGAATTCTTGAGTCTGCTTTTGTTGCAAGAATTGCTATTATGTTTGGCTTTTCTTTTAAACGATCACAAAGTAATTCAAGTTCTTTAAGATCAATTTCAGCAAAGGATTTGACGACAAGTTTTGCTTTGCCTTGAATATCACTTGCACTCTCTAAAATTTCAGAAATTTCGGCATTTACTAATCTGCTCTGTAAAACTTGAATTTGTTTTTCCAAATCTTTTTGCTGATCTTTTAACGAAACAATTTTTTGAGAAATATCATGCTCTGAGCATTTTAATAAATCTGTTACTGTATGAATTGCTTCTTTGGTTTTATTTAGATACTCATAAGAGTTATGCCCCGTAAGAGCTTCTATTCTTCTGACACCGCTCGTAACGCTTCCCTCTGAGATAATTTTAAACATTCCAATTTGCCCAGTAGCAGTCACATGTGTTCCGCCACATAATTCTAAAGAAAAATTTGGAACGTTAAGCATTCGCACAAATTCATCATATTTTTCATCAAACATTGCCATCGCACCCATTTCTTTTGCTTTGGCTAAAGGAACAGATTCATAAGTTTCCACAACAATATTTTTTAAAATTTGTTCATTAACTAATTTTTCTACTTGCAATATTTCTGAGTTACTCATAGCTTTGTTGTGCGAAAAATCAAAGCGAAGAATAGAGGAATTTACTAAAGATCCAGCTTGTCGAACGTTTTCACCAAGCACGATTTGCAATGCTTTATGTAACAGGTGTGTAGCTGTATGGTTACGCATAGTACTTTGTCTTAAAGAAAAATCTATCAAAGCTGTAACCTTAGATTGTTCGCCAAATAACTGTATCAACTCTGAATTAGTTAAAGATTTAGCATTTTCTGAGCTAAATTCTTCATGCTTTAAAAGATGGACAATTGCATTTACAGTTTTCCTAACATCAACGACTTCAAATTCATTTTTTCCATAAGAGTTATTTGTTATAAACCAGCCAGAATCAGAAACTTGTCCGCCTCCTTCAGGATAAAAAGGAGTGTTTGAAATAATAAGTTCAAACATTTTATTTTTAAGCTGCCGGATTTTTTTGATTTGCGGGAAAGGGATAGTTATTTCAATAATTTCTTGTTTATTTTTAACTGCGCCTTGATAAACAATATGATAGCCCGCAAATGATTTGTCTAGGAGTGGATTACTTGGATGGAACTCTATCCAAGGTGAATCATCTTGATCAAATTTGTAAAACTTTGCATCGGAGCGACTTCTTTCTTTTTGCTCCAACATATGTTTGTTAAATCCTTCAATATCAGCAGTAAAACCTTGTTCTTCGCAAAGAATTTGAGTTAAATCATATGGAAATCCAAAGCTGTCATGTAAAATGAATACATGCTCACCAGAAAGTACTTTTTTATTTTTTAATTTAGTTTCTTCAATAAATCCTTGAAACTTTGTTAAACCACTTTCAAGAGTAGTATTAAAACGTAATTCTTCAGTTTGAATTGCTTGTTCTA of Pigmentibacter sp. JX0631 contains these proteins:
- a CDS encoding ABC transporter substrate-binding protein; the protein is MKKIILIFLLIFVNSAFAEEVDIVILTHEFSNQTVALNENKITGIAGDILTNALSQSNISYKIIYLPWKRAQLDTLLNSNKKTFILPLTRNEERENNYIWVSKLYELESIFLTLKSEKNIDNFNDAKNKIIGVLFGSSMEQTLKDTKNGLYLENIETSFNQTAILKKLLDKRIDTWYDVKIDIVAELKNQNQDISSFNFGKKIDIEENFLATSKNVPKELIQKIENSFEKFKKTPEYIKILKNYLGKI
- a CDS encoding APC family permease, whose product is MKLKRSIGLFGIICASLGGIVGSGWLFGSLYAAQMAGPASLISWLIGGVSIMFLALTFAELSTMFPISGGVAAFPIFTHGKLVGFILTWITWITYVVSISQEVQSTILYMGNRYPSLIQKVDGINVFTSTGYIICFLTMLVLILLNSFGAKFLANANNFISTWKLLVPFLVVIMFLMTSHNVDNLGLTSTSPHEFAPYGINGIFSAVALAGVVYSFCGFQHAALLAGESKRPQRDIPLALILSISICIVLYCGLQYSFITAMPDSALANGFKNLSFAGDAGPLAGLAAKIGIFWLVTVLYIDAIVSPLGTGVLYVASSARIVQTMSQSGNAPKIFAKIAKSGIPMRAIFLNLVVSMLAFLPFSGWKAIVSFLSSALIFSFAVGPICLIALRKQQPNRPRPFSLPFYPLLSFIAFYVCNLMIYWSGWNVVWKLAVTVIAGLVVFVISNHLGKNSIDKEHIANKLDYKSAVWLIPYMLIFCVLSYFGSFDGGQKVIPLGWDFLVLGVFSLFIFYLSTKYCLPAAESEKNTEALLAKKGGN
- the alaS gene encoding alanine--tRNA ligase → MKTNDIRRKFIQFFETKKHTYVPSASTIPIGDQTILFTIAGMTQFKSCLTGEEVRPYKRATNAQKCIRIGDLDDVGKDGRHCTMFEMLGSWSFGDYYKKEAIQWAYEFSKDELKLDMSRFWATVHHSDQEAFDIWKSIGVPENRIVRLGDKDNFWAMGPTGPCGPCSELYLDQGEQVGDCYAKGLQCKGPGCDCDRYLEYWNLVFMQYNRQEDGTLKDLPMKSVDTGCGLERLTALIQGKTSNFDIDIFKNIKQKISLTAGITGLEKLTKQQEISCNVIADHIRLLTFTLGDGAHFSNEGRGYVLRRVLRRAVRHVSKLAPNWPKNKSFLEQIVSVVVEEMSEFYPEIKKNKIQIEQAIQTEELRFNTTLESGLTKFQGFIEETKLKNKKVLSGEHVFILHDSFGFPYDLTQILCEEQGFTADIEGFNKHMLEQKERSRSDAKFYKFDQDDSPWIEFHPSNPLLDKSFAGYHIVYQGAVKNKQEIIEITIPFPQIKKIRQLKNKMFELIISNTPFYPEGGGQVSDSGWFITNNSYGKNEFEVVDVRKTVNAIVHLLKHEEFSSENAKSLTNSELIQLFGEQSKVTALIDFSLRQSTMRNHTATHLLHKALQIVLGENVRQAGSLVNSSILRFDFSHNKAMSNSEILQVEKLVNEQILKNIVVETYESVPLAKAKEMGAMAMFDEKYDEFVRMLNVPNFSLELCGGTHVTATGQIGMFKIISEGSVTSGVRRIEALTGHNSYEYLNKTKEAIHTVTDLLKCSEHDISQKIVSLKDQQKDLEKQIQVLQSRLVNAEISEILESASDIQGKAKLVVKSFAEIDLKELELLCDRLKEKPNIIAILATKADSRIHFMVGVNSQLLKEHKKLSAGQIVKQLSELVDGKGGGRPDFARGGGTHLDKLPDALSKAEEIVINFI